From the Cupriavidus necator N-1 genome, one window contains:
- a CDS encoding alpha/beta hydrolase gives MPLITRRTLAAALMTASGFACYWTYLTLNQERLLFDARRRPPRDLPDGIIGYSHLIPGGVVRGYIYHTPGDNVRDLLFYLPGRGEDVLETLQYARWLPAGMAFATYDYRGLGHSDGLPSEGAAVADASQFLLHARRVFPDTRVHVVGRSLGTGVAIQLADLQDFESLQLITPYDSLLELVRKRFPLVPLRQLMRHHFDSISHCKKVVQSTKVLLAETDEVVPHECSERLMAAWPGPVALQTVPATDHFTIIEREETWLALCEFARHHSQARLRVATAQPARPAPPAAAGTPPVDHDELGNPLPLAARR, from the coding sequence ATGCCATTGATCACCCGCCGTACGCTGGCAGCCGCGCTGATGACTGCCAGCGGCTTCGCATGCTACTGGACCTACCTGACGCTCAACCAGGAGCGGCTGCTGTTCGATGCGCGCCGGCGTCCGCCGCGCGACCTGCCCGACGGCATCATTGGCTACTCGCACCTGATCCCCGGCGGCGTGGTGCGCGGCTACATCTACCATACCCCCGGCGACAACGTGCGCGACCTGCTGTTCTACCTGCCCGGGCGTGGCGAGGATGTGCTCGAAACGCTGCAGTACGCACGCTGGCTGCCCGCCGGCATGGCCTTCGCCACCTACGACTACCGCGGCCTGGGACACTCCGACGGCCTCCCGTCCGAGGGCGCCGCAGTGGCCGACGCCAGCCAGTTCCTGCTGCATGCGCGGCGTGTCTTCCCCGACACCCGTGTGCATGTGGTGGGGCGCAGCCTGGGCACCGGCGTCGCGATCCAGCTGGCGGACCTGCAGGACTTCGAGAGCCTGCAGCTGATCACGCCCTACGACTCACTGCTTGAACTGGTGCGCAAGCGCTTCCCGCTGGTGCCGCTGCGCCAGCTGATGCGCCACCATTTCGATTCGATCTCGCACTGCAAGAAGGTCGTGCAGAGCACCAAGGTGCTGCTGGCCGAGACCGATGAAGTCGTGCCCCATGAATGCTCTGAACGGCTCATGGCCGCCTGGCCGGGCCCGGTGGCGCTGCAGACCGTGCCAGCCACGGATCACTTCACTATCATCGAACGCGAGGAGACCTGGCTGGCGCTGTGCGAATTTGCCCGGCATCACAGCCAGGCCAGGCTGCGCGTGGCTACGGCACAGCCCGCCCGGCCCGCCCCGCCGGCCGCCGCCGGCACGCCGCCCGTCGACCATGACGAGCTCGGCAATCCGTTGCC